The Canis lupus dingo isolate Sandy chromosome 18, ASM325472v2, whole genome shotgun sequence genome includes the window TAGATTCATTCTGTCCTTAGCTGAGCCTCCAGCCAGCAATTCCTTTATTTCCTCCAGTTAAAGCACAGTTGCATTCCCTAGAGGTTGATCTAAGCCTTGATTGTATTTATTCTTCCCACTGTATTTATACTACCCTGTAAATAGGTACTCGAGTCTTCCCAGCTCTTTTCCCAGTAGGTGATGGCACCTCCCAGCTGgcatttttctcttactttttttcagTCTAACTTTTGTTCCAGCTGAATTTACTGTCAAAACTTTTATCTGCATTTACTAGTGTTGTGATTTGGGAGCAGTTAAATTAAGCTTGTTGATTTTACTGACAgttctgtttattaatttttgcttgaTAATTGTAATTTCTAAGAGAGGTGTATTAAAACATCATGAAATTGTCTAGTCTTCTTgtaattgttcctttttttctttatatactgtATTTCAGTGCCTTGGTGTTAGGTATATTCATAATTGGTCATGTGAGTTATGTCATTGGAAAGAAGCAATGCAGACCCCTTATAATCTAGGCTTGTATAGCTGTCTTCTGCTTGACTCTGGACCCATTTTTCCACCATTTCTCCTGTTTGTTACTTACTGTCAACCAAACCTGGTTGTCCTTATTAGTCTTGAGGAGACAGAGCTCACTGGTGTCTCCAAAGCCTTGGATGCTTTTTCCTTTGCCTTGAAtgcttttttccccagattttaataatttgctttACTCAGTTCAGGTCTTTAGTAAAATGTCAACTCCATTCTTCTCTTGATCATGTCAAGTAAAATAGCCCATTTGCCCTGAGTTTTGGAAATGTTCTACTGCGGtagttttgtttaaagatttatttgagatatttgagagagagagagtgcatgagagcgAGGGGGGTGGGTAGAGAGAGGGGGATGGAGAACCTCAAGCCAACTCCCAGCTCAgtttggaggaggggagggggctcagtcccaggacccctgagatcaccacctgagctgaaaccaagagtcagaagctcaatggactgagctacGTAGGCACCTCCTTTCATGGTACTTTTAGTTCGTTCTGCTGAGGCCCCTTGGGGTTCACCAGCCCTGACTAGTTTTCATTTGCTTAGGGTCTTTGCACCCTTCACTGCATTGTGACTGAAGAAAATCCAGACTTGCGATTTTTCAATTATGGATTTACCACTGTTGAGATTTGTTTCATTGTAATAAAAACATGTATtatgaaatttgccattttaactctGTTTAAGTATGTGGTTCAGTGGCACTCTCAGTGTTGTAGAACCAATCTCCGGTACTTTTTCATCTggcaaactgaaactctgtccttTTGCCCCATTCTCCCCATCTCTAGTAACCCCCACTCTGCTTTCTATAGCTGCGACTTTGAATCTTCTAGATACTTGGTGttagtggaatcatatagtagttgtccttttgtgactggcttattttacttaaaataatgtcCTTACAGTTCATCCCTGTTGTAACATGTGACAGGATTGCCATCCTtataaaggctgaataatattctattgtatgtaaataccaaattttatctctttatctctccatgGGCATTGGAGCTGTTCCCACCTCTGCTGTTATGAACACAGATGTGCAAGTACCTCTTTGAGATGctgctttcagttcctttggatgtatacccagaagtagggttgctggatcatctggtacttctatttttaatattttgaggaatcacAGTACTATTTTCCTTAGCAGCTGCTACATTTTATAGccccaccaacagtgctcaaGGGTTCTAACTTCTCCACATTTCTGCCAACCcctgttcttttctgtttgtaaTCATAGCCATGCTAATGAGTCTGAAGTGATCTctcatttgattttgatttgcatttctctcacgaatcagtgatgctgagcatcttttcatatgcttgctggccatttgtatatcctctTAAGAGAAATATCTATTCTGGTTCTTTgggcatttttttaattgggttatttgatttttttgttgagttgtaggagtccATTATTGGTTTTGAGCATGGCTTTTGACTCATAGGtactttataattgtattttgtcAAGTATTTCTGTGTTGTTGATTGTGAGACTTTTATGTTAATTCAGCTTATTCTTTGATTGTAAGTCCTGAGGAATTCAGAAGAGCCAGGAAAGCAGAGAGGTAGGTTTCTTTCCTGTCTGCCTCTGTAAAATTGGGTATTTTGAAATAAGACGTTGACATGTGATTGGAAAGATTTTCGTTCAGACTGTAATCTGAACAGTCAGAGGGTAGGTTCTGGGTTTCTATCTTTCTCAGCCTTGTCTGTTCCATTCTGTCAGAGATCTGCTAGAATCCTCTTCCTCGTGTCATTCCTTTACTTAAATACTTTACGGACAGTTTGATCTTTAATATCCTTGGCAAGATTTGTAAGAGCCTTCATAATCTGGTCCAAAATCGTCTTTGCCATATCGTCTTCTACCTCTCCGTCATTATTCTCATTACTCTCTCTAGGTGAAACTTCTTGCCATTTTTGCTCATATGGCGTATGCTTTCTTAtatgcttttttgtctttttaactttttcacaTTCTCtaaaattctctccttttcccaactTTCCACTTGATGAATTCCTTTTTAACTTTGTCCAGTTTTtagtcttttttggggggtgggagggacttACCTGGATATCTACTTTGACCATTTACATGGCACCTTCTGTTAAAGTGTTCTaaactgctttttcttctcttctgctgttttcttttttttttttaattttttaaaaaattttatttatttatgatagtcacacagagagagagagagagaggcagagacataggcagagggagaagcaggctccatgcactgggagcccgacgtgggattcgatcccgggtctccaggattgcaccctgggccaaaggcaggcaccaaaccgctgcgccacccagggatccctcttctgcttttttctaattacaaaagtaatacctgctcattgtaaaaaaaaatagactgtagtacaaaaggaaaatggaaaagcctCTCTCCTTGTTCTCTTTTGATTCCACTCCTGGGTTCATGAGAATAAAAAAGACTACTGCTTATCCTTTCAGAATCTGTGTGGGTGCACGCATGCACATTTAAATTGCACgtgttggtttgctttttttcattgtaaCATCTTATTTACCTCTTTGTATCTCCACATGGTATAGTGCAGGAAGTCTTTTTCTTTGTAGTGTACATGAAGGATATGTAGATCATCTGGTTTCCTTTAACTGCTACATAATGTTATATGGTAACCCATTCTGTTgggttattattaataatttattgagcCATCCCTTGCTAGAagacttaaaattgtttttcattgttttattatttatttcaagcaGTGCATTAgggaatgtgtatatatacttttgCACTCTTATACAAGTATTTCTCTAGGATCCTTAATAGAGTGTTAGTGAAATTACTGATCAAGAAATAGATGATagagggacccctggatggctcagtggttgagcatctgcctttggctcagggcatgatcccggagtccccagatgaagtcccacatcggacttcctgcatggagcctgcttctctctctgcctatgtttctgcctctctctctgtctctctgtctctcatgaataaataaaatctttaaaaatatatatatatatttgatagtATTTAAGATTTCATTAGATACTGTCAAATAACTCTGTGTGTCCCATTTCTCCAGCCCGTTATCAATACTGGATATTAtcagtcatttatatttttacctattgaaagaacaaaatatcttttaattggtatttttctttgtggtgaaggatgtttttataattttactgtttGTATTTATTCTAATGTGACTGGCCTGTTTttgtcctttgcctatttttcttttagattaatctttacttttttttttttaaagattttatttatttattcatgagagacacacacacagaaagagagacaaagagagagaaagagagaggcagagacacaggcagagggagaagtaggctccacgcaaggggcccaacacgggacttgatcccgggaccccaggatcatgcaccctgggccgaaggcaggcactaaaccactgagtcacccagggatcccaatcttttctttcttatttgcattctttttatattgtgaTTATGACCCCTTGTCTGGTAGATGTGGCACATAGCTTCTTAGTGTGTAGTCAGACTTCTTTGATTTAATAAACACAACTAGGTAGTGAAACGTTTTTTACATGGCTATCTGTAGCTCAAGACTGAAAGTTCCTTCATCTCCTGTTTGTGGTGTCAGCATCTAGCGCCAAGTCGGCCATAgacaaaatattctataaatggtTTACAGTGAACAAGGTAGTTTGAAACTTGACTCTTTCAGAAAACTCCAAGTCCAGCGTCACATAAACTATCCAGACTTTaacaataaggaagaaaaatagcttagtatctaaattatatattcaattatGTGTTGTATGAAAATTTATCTGTTGGGTAGCTTCTGTAAATTAGTTCTCATAAAACATCCTACTAATTATTCACTGAATTCtgtactaaaaaatgaatggtttTCTGTGAGCTTAAAAGCCAAATGCATTATCCCTAATGGAAACACATTATTCTGTCTCCTTTTGAGACAAGATGCTGAGTTTAGTTCaagtagaaatgtattttatcttataCCCAGCTTCAGTTTTACTTTaaatcctaattatttttttcttgccgtTTCAGGTAAGACCATGAATTATGGCATTTCTTAAATGAAGCATTCAGGAATGAAGTGAAAATCAtaacatatagaaaataaatgatttttaagttatGTCTATTAATTTGactatagatatatattatatttacctCCTTAGTAATGCAAGAAGTCTTTGTGGGAAGCAGAGAAGCAAGCAGCTGCATTTCTTGTGCTCACCTAAACATTACTGGAGGATAAGCCACCTCAGTCTACAAAGAGGTTTTCATGGAAGCAAAACAAGATGTAAATTGACTAAAAGTGAAGCCCATTCTTGCAGCAATCACTGTCACTCTCCAAGCACCCATGGTTTACATATTGGAATTTTGAAACTTAGCACTTCTACTCCCAAGGGACTTACAAAAGTGAGCATTCGTATGTCCCGTATTAAAAGTACTTTGAACTCTGTTTCAAAGGCTGTTTTTGGTACGCAGAATGAAATGATCTCACGTTTAGCTCAATTTAAGCCAAGTTCTCGAATATTAAGAAAAGTATCAGATAGTGGCTGGTTAAAACAAAAGAGTATTAAACAAGCCATCAAATCTCTGAAAAAATACAGTGACAAATCAgtggaaaataattctttttcaggGAAGCAAAGTTATATTCTAGGTAAAGATGAAGATATAGGTAAACAAAGCCTTTTTCGTTACACAAGTAGTATAACCACAAGATTCGGAGAGTCATTCTATTTTTTATCAAATCATATTAACTCATACTTCAAACGTGAGGCAAGAAtgtctaaaaaaaaggaaaataaacatttccagGAAAAATCAGAACTTGAAGATAAAAAGGttgaagaagagaaagcaagctCTCCAGATCCTGGCATCCTGATTGATAAGCTAGATTCAGAATCTTCTGTATATTCTGTGGACAAGCCTGCAAGTACCAGTGGGACACCAGAGGCTCTTCCAGTTTCTACTAAACAAAGTATTGCTAACTTTCTTTCTCGTCCTACTGAAGGTGTCCAAGCTTTAGTAGGTGGTTATATTGGTGGACTTGTCCCCAAATTAAAGTATGATTCAAAGAGTCAGCCAGAAGAACAGGAAGAGGTTATTAAAGCTGAGCAACCTGTCAGCAAAGACAAGAATGTGGAGGAGAAAAAGCGGTTATCTCTTCAGCGAGAAAAGGCAAGTTTTTCATCACTGTGACttgaagttttacatttttgtcaaatgcataAGCTTCATTTCTGTATGGGAACCTAAGAAACTTTAATCATTTGTTGGTATTACTAGAGCAGTTTTGTATTCTAATCATGTATGTTTTAATATGTCTTTGTAGATTATTGCAAGAGTGAGTATTGATAATAGAACCCGGGCGTTAGTTCAAGCATTGAGAAGAACAACTGACCCAAAGCTCTGCATTAACAGGGTTGAAGAACTGACTTTTCATCTTCTagaatttccagaaggaaaaggagtGGCTGTCAAGgtaattctaatttatttaatctgGTTTCATCTTGgaataaaaataccaatataCTTTCTAAAATGGAGAAGGcaataccttttgttttttttaattaaaatatttttgtggtttttatcaTACACATGATGTTTATAGATTCAGTAATTGACACATTCTGTGATATATATTATCCTAAATACTCGTATTCTATGATGATAAATTTATGCTTTTGGTGCTACTATCTGTACTTAGAgattaaacattttagaataaaagataaatctCTGTGGGCTCATTGAATTGGCTGATAGTTGccaaatttttcttaaatgtgtttaTACCATGTAACTACTCCTTTAAGACAAGAGATGTAATTTATAAGTAAAACCattgctaatttttatttcatgatctttttgtatttgcaagtcccattttatttatttatttatttatttatttatttatttatttatttatttattaaagattttatttattcatttatgagagacacagagagagtcagaggcagagggagaagcaggctccatgtagggagcccgatgtgggactcaacccgaCTCATCCCAGGAttgcgggatcacgccctgagccaagggcagacgcccaaccactgagccacccaggggcccccatgcGAGTCACATTTTAATGATCTTAGGGATAATTAGATTggtaattatattaataaaacagTTTTTCTTGGTCTCagatttttcaaacataaaatactGAAGGTAATTTAAATCCATTTAAACAGACTTTTCAGAGAACTACTATAAAGTATGAATGATGTGGGTGAGTCTCTTCTGCACTGCTAGTTAGTAagattatttgtaatatttaatgaacaatttataaatatgtaatgaaCAGATAATGTTAACATTTGATTAGAGAtcttttaatgcttatttttaacttgccattcagaaaattttaagttagGGACGcttaggtggcttagtggttgagcgatTGCCTTAGGCtcctgggcatgatcccagagtcccatgagtccctggatggagtcccgcattgagctcaccacatggagcctacttctcccttcaaaaaaaaaaaaaagaaaattttaagtcaaCTTAGTTCCATATTCCATTTTTTGACAACCATCTTGCTGAAGAGTTCTCTAAGTCTTTAAATAAGGTAGCTTTCTGTAGtttcatattatataatttatacattataaaGCTAAACTTTAGAATTTCATGTTCATTAAGTTGGGGATTATCTTTCATGGATACTTAATTTCTTACCTACCAGACAATTTTCCAAAGGTAGATATGCTTTTAAGTCCATTTAACATTGCAGGCATATACTGAAAGCAGAGATCTAAAATATGCATACTCtaaagacctttttaaaaagtggttttttGAAGTATAATACATATGCAGTTATTGGAATCAAGTTTGCTGaatttttcacaaataaaacGTGGTCGTTTAACTGGCGCCCAGATGAAAACAGAATTTACCAGCACTTTCAGAAGATTCCCTTGTGCTCCCTTCAGTTACTATCTCCCAGAATTAGTTTAGATTAGATtataatttcacttgtttttgtaCATTTCATAAATTACTGtgattgggttttttaaattcatgtcaGTGGTAATCATTCTCATTGTTGTGGGtagtttagaacattttttttttgttgctttcatATTCCATAGTGTGAATGTatccgtttatttatttattgtattactGATGAATTGCtgggtatttttcagttttagtctGTTATGAATAGTCATGCTAATAGAAACTTTGAGGGCTCTTGCATTACTGATCCTACATCTAAGGACCCTTCAAATACCAAGGAGTCATGTGTTTTGGAATGTATTATATTCAGATCAACTATGAATGAAAGTCTGGATAGTCTGTAAAAAGTTCTTATTTCCCTAAATAAGAAGCATCTCAAAAACAATGAATCTTATAAATTAAGACATATTAACATGTACACTCTCAAGGTGAATTTTCCCAgtgaactttttcattattagaaaaaaattgcaaaaaaaaaaaaaaagaactttttcattattagaaaaaaattgcaaaaaaaaaaagctcaaaaaaatTGAGCTTTTGAAAATTgctagaattgtttgttctaaaacatattaatattttcacttttgtgtATTATATTTATGATGGCCAAATTGAGGGAATTGTCTTCGATAAACTAATCTCTTGTGTATATGTATTTGGTGTGCTGCAGTTTTGGCAGCCACATCTAGGAAACTGTCTTTGATGATTTTTTCATGTTGGTGAAGGTAGTCTCctttcacaattttatttatttatttatttttaaaagattctatttatttattcatgagagacacagagagagagagagagagagtcagagacacaggcagagggagaagcaggctccacacagggagcccaacgtgggactcgatcctgggactccaggattaagccctgggccaaaggcaggcgccaaaccactgagccacccagggatcccctcctttcacaattttaataaaaaaaagtagccttttatttatttttttttttcaaaaaagtaccataagctttgtaaaaaaaaaattagaaaaaaggaaacaagaataaaatacgAATAACATTTCTGCTACGAGAGATTACCATTGTGTAAATGTATTAGTGTCTATTTGTATTGGTTAGATTAAGCCAACTTAAACTCTAATATATCAAAACCTAGGTGGCTTAACAGAAGCTTATTAGTCCCTTGTACAAAGTCACCCGGGAGTTTAGGTGACTCTCCAGGACAATGAACCTCTGTGTGGTGGCTACTTTGATCTTGTTCTCTTATGTTTCCATACGAGGCCTCTGTGATTACTGTAGCAGGAAAAGAGTATTTCAGCAGAAAGTGCCACGGGTTTTTTCTGCTCATAACTTACTATCTTGCCCAATTGCATGGGCCTGAGATGACTGCCTTCATATGCCTGGAAGGAGGAGCATACTGGATATTGGTGAACATTAGTTATGTCTACTACAATATTTCTCTAGAAAGTTttctacacatatatatatgatatgccAAAATAAAGTCATTCTGTATGTACTGCTATTTTGtcatctgttttttggttttgcagTTTGTAATGTATACCTCTCGTGTatcaataaattttcatttcatcagTAAATTTTCAGTATATAAAATGTTGTTTATATAATTGATTGGATCCAAATGAGGGTGTAGTCTAGACCATACATGTTATCTGGTTTTTCCCCCTAAGTCACTTACAGTCCTGTTCTTTCTTACCCACGTCTTCAAAACTAAGAGACCAGGATGGTTATCTTACAGAATGGCTCACTTTCTGAGTTTACCTGGCTTCTTTCTCATTGGTATTATTTAATGTAGTCCTCATTCTCTTTTATTGCTGAACACTGGAATATAAACATAAAGACTTGGTTGAGTTAAACGTGTGTTAGAGAATATTGTATATGATGTCATGTGCTTCATCTTGCATCATATCAGAACTCGAATAATTGGTTGAAAAATGATTAGTAATGCTAATGTTGACCACAGGATTAGGGAGAGGACAGtgtgatcctctcattggatgttTAGGATAGGACCATAATCCCATCACCCATTAACCTGATTGTTCCCAGAACTAGTTCCCAGAACTAGTCATTTCATTAGGGTTGTAGAATGATAAATTTCTAATTCTGTCATTTAAGCATTGTAATTGACATTCTTCAGTAAAAGTAGAGCTTTTCTTTATCAGCTAAAACTATTTTGTAGTTCTCCAAGACCAATTTTACAGGATAAGCAAGAGAAATGATTAATTTCCTTTACTTAGTCACCAATTTTCACAGGAAAGAGATGCCTTAAAAGCTGCTTCATTGGTGTCATGaatttttttggccttttttttaaCTATGAGTATGAACTCCTAGTTTTTCATAAATTGtgtttcagtaaatttttttctcccccttctttTATTGAATGCTAAATTCGTCTCAACTTTGAGTGGTAGAGGCTCCAAGCTcattcatgtgatttttttttttttaactctttataaAAGTATCATGGGCAGAAAAGGATATGCTAGCATACAGCTctatgaattttcaaaattgaaaataactACATAACCTCCACCCAGTATAAGAAACAGAATGATAGTAGCTGCACACCCAAAAAGCCCCTTTTATGTCCCTTCGAATCACTATCTCCAAAAAGATTGAccaattttcctgatttttagcAGGATAGATTGTTCCTTTTTCTGAATATTGTACAAATGGAGagtgcctcagtcggttaagtgtctgtctgccttgggctccagtcatgatctcagagtcctgggattgagccctcgattgggctccctgctcagtggggagtctgcttctccctctctctctgccttcccccctgcttttgctctttgtcaaatctcttaaaaaagaaacaaatggaatgaTACAGCTTGTGctcttttatgtatgttttttttcaCTTGGCGTTGTGAGAACCTTTGTTGGGTATGGTTATGAAACATACTCATTGTGTATTCTGTGGTATGAATATAGGGCAATGTATTCATCCATTTTACTACTGATGGGACATTTGGATAGTTGCCAGTTTGGGAATATTTAGGAATAGTGCTTCTGGGATATCTTTCAGAAAACACAGATCTTCATTCCTTAGTGAGTGTATAACCAAGAGTAGTATTCCTGGTCATGAAGTATACCTGTTTTCATCTTTAGTAAGATACTGCCAAATGGTTTTACAAAGTGTTTATTACCAATTTATACTTCTGGTTGTTCTTCCTTTCtaacactttcttttttactttagccatttTGTTGAATGTTTAGTGATACTAAATTGTGgctttagtttgcatttctctggtaaCAGTAAAGGTTAGCACCTTTTCcagtgtttattggccatttgtgtatttcCTTTGTGAAGTGCCTATTCCAgctcttaaacattttttaattgggttcaGCAGCCTTTTCTACTGATTTGgagaatttctttatatattataggtagaagttttttttaataatatgctGTTATTATATACAATAATCTACATATGACATATACTctatataatagtaatatatagtatatgttttttgtaaatgtattttctctttgagttacccttttttttttctttttaaagatttatttataaagagagaacacaattgggaagagggcagagagagagagaatcttcaagcagactccctgctaagcacagagcccagtgcagggctggatcccaggaccctgagctcaccacttgagccaaaaccaggagagAACATTTAACTGACAGAGCTTCCCAGGCACCCATTTGAGTTACCTTTTAACTCATCTGGTTTCTCTGTCCTCCATTTCTGGGTGCTGTTTGAACCATCACagttttcagtgttttgtttcttcctcaaatCAGCAAATGGAAAAGTTTTGCGAGCTCACTTTTTAACACTTACCTGCATTTCACGTTTTAGCCCCTCCTGTCTTCTTTGCTTCAGCAGCCTTCTGATGCTGCTAAACAGATGGCACTTTTTTGGTCTTCTATTAAACTTTCCTAGTTGTTCGTGGAAAGAGACTGTTCAGTCCTAAccagaaatggaaatttacaTTCCCATGCTCTACCATTGTTCAGGTTCTCCTCGTGGGGCCCCAGAGCTCAACATTAGCCAGGACCAAAAAACGACTgaaaaagaatttagaacaatAGTATTTCCGATTTGatttatcataaaaaagaaaaaaaatgaatgatacattgggaattcttttttttttatttactaaaggTTACATAGCACATGTGTAGCTGCTACTCAGCTGTATTCCCTTAACCTTGGGTACTGACTGGGTAAGATACTTCTGAGTACAGAACCTAGAGAATCTCTGGTAAACTCCGTATAGAACCCTAGGATTTAAGCACTTGCTTCTGATCAACGATATGAAGTTGAACACTTAGAATCTCAAAGTCCTAGTTTTGTTTAAATGAGTTATTGTAATGAActtgaattatttattgaaatgatcagcTCTTGCTTTCTaccttagttttatttattgacatTGGTTTATATTACAGTAAGAGCTACCCTTCTATCCCATGTACACAGGATggtttatgtttttcctttgatGACAAGTTTAATTCCCAGTACTACTATGAAGCAGTTTCATGTTTAggatttagagaaaatattttataaagttgtaAAAGCCTTTTGTTATAATGTTtgttaatatttacaaatttgtgtaagcaaattatattttttctgattattatacagtaaatctttttttaaaagatttatttatcttgaagagtgagagagagcaccagcacagaggggagaggcaaagggagagagagaatctcagacagaCTCTTCTGGCATGGAGCCCTCCTGTTGGGCTTGACCCCAaaactctgagaccatgaccgcaactgaaatcaagagtcagaccccaactgattgagccacttaGACAACCCAAGCATTgtgtctttaagaaaatatttggactGAGGTTAATTTTTAACCTAGAtagtagaagaaatatttgaaatgttaattgacattaatatttagaaagtaaTCTATCATTTTAAGATTACTGAGAAAGTAATAAACACTGGCCCTGTGATTATATGTGAAGATCTATAGGTGTtggttaaaataaacattttcactcttgggatgcctggatggctcagcagttgagcgtctgcctttggcacaggacgtgatcctggatcctggagtctcacgttgggctcccagcagggaacctgcttcttcctctgcctatgtctgcctctctgtgtctctcatgaaccaTTTCACTCTTGATTtgacaaaagcaataaaatgtcttttctttcaacACAGGAAAAGATTATCCCATATTTACTAAGATTGAGACAAAATAAGGATGAAACTCTTCAGGCTGCAGTTAGAGAAGCTTTGGCTTTAATTGGTTATGTTGATCCAGTGAAAGGAAGAGGAATCCGAATTCTTACAATTGATGGTGGAGGAACGAGGTAAGgctagaaaaatgatttttttttttaaaaccatagatCCAGTTCAgtcttaggattttctttttaactgattCCATATAATCATAGTTACTATATCAttataaaaccaaattttaaaaatagtttttcctaatttctttat containing:
- the PNPLA8 gene encoding calcium-independent phospholipase A2-gamma isoform X1, with product MSINLTIDIYYIYLLSNARSLCGKQRSKQLHFLCSPKHYWRISHLSLQRGFHGSKTRCKLTKSEAHSCSNHCHSPSTHGLHIGILKLSTSTPKGLTKVSIRMSRIKSTLNSVSKAVFGTQNEMISRLAQFKPSSRILRKVSDSGWLKQKSIKQAIKSLKKYSDKSVENNSFSGKQSYILGKDEDIGKQSLFRYTSSITTRFGESFYFLSNHINSYFKREARMSKKKENKHFQEKSELEDKKVEEEKASSPDPGILIDKLDSESSVYSVDKPASTSGTPEALPVSTKQSIANFLSRPTEGVQALVGGYIGGLVPKLKYDSKSQPEEQEEVIKAEQPVSKDKNVEEKKRLSLQREKIIARVSIDNRTRALVQALRRTTDPKLCINRVEELTFHLLEFPEGKGVAVKEKIIPYLLRLRQNKDETLQAAVREALALIGYVDPVKGRGIRILTIDGGGTRGVVALQTLRKLVELTQKPVHQLFDYICGVSTGAILAFMLGLFHMPLDECEELYRKLGSDVFSQNVIVGTVKMSWSHAFYDSQTWENILKDRMGSSLMIETARNPSCPKVAAVSTIVNRGITPKAFVFRNYGHFPGINSHYLGGCQYKMWQAIRASSAAPGYFAEYALGNDLHQDGGLLLNNPSALAMHECKCLWPDVPLECIVSLGTGRYESDVRNSVTSTSLKTKLSNVINSATDTEEVHVMLDGLLPPDTYFRFNPVMCENIPLDESRNEKLNQLQLEGLKYIERNEEKMKKLAKILSQEKTTLQKINDWIKLKTDMYEGLPFFSKL
- the PNPLA8 gene encoding calcium-independent phospholipase A2-gamma isoform X2 — its product is MSINLTIDIYYIYLLSNARSLCGKQRSKQLHFLCSPKHYWRISHLSLQRGFHGSKTRCKLTKSEAHSCSNHCHSPSTHGLHIGILKLSTSTPKGLTKVSIRMSRIKSTLNSVSKAVFGTQNEMISRLAQFKPSSRILRKVSDSGWLKQKSIKQAIKSLKKYSDKSVENNSFSGKQSYILGKDEDIGKQSLFRYTSSITTRFGESFYFLSNHINSYFKREARMSKKKENKHFQEKSELEDKKVEEEKASSPDPGILIDKLDSESSVYSVDKPASTSGTPEALPVSTKQSIANFLSRPTEGVQALVGGYIGGLVPKLKYDSKSQPEEQEEVIKAEQPVSKDKNVEEKKRLSLQREKIIARVSIDNRTRALVQALRRTTDPKLCINRVEELTFHLLEFPEGKGVAVKEKIIPYLLRLRQNKDETLQAAVREALALIGYVDPVKGRGIRILTIDGGGTRGVVALQTLRKLVELTQKPVHQLFDYICGVSTGAILAFMLGLFHMPLDECEELYRKLGSDVFSQNVIVGTVKMSWSHAFYDSQTWENILKDRMGSSLMIETARNPSCPKVAAVSTIVNRGITPKAFVFRNYGHFPGINSHYLGGCQYKMWQAIRASSAAPGYFAEYALGNDLHQDGGLLLNNPSALAMHECKCLWPDVPLECIVSLGTGRYESDVRNSVTSTSLKTKLSNVINSATDTEEHLSHHMDVYYIFACRLLSFCHTRMLGGGLSS
- the PNPLA8 gene encoding calcium-independent phospholipase A2-gamma isoform X4 is translated as MSINLTIDIYYIYLLSNARSLCGKQRSKQLHFLCSPKHYWRISHLSLQRGFHGSKTRCKLTKSEAHSCSNHCHSPSTHGLHIGILKLSTSTPKGLTKVSIRMSRIKSTLNSVSKAVFGTQNEMISRLAQFKPSSRILRKVSDSGWLKQKSIKQAIKSLKKYSDKSVENNSFSGKQSYILGKDEDIGKQSLFRYTSSITTRFGESFYFLSNHINSYFKREARMSKKKENKHFQEKSELEDKKVEEEKASSPDPGILIDKLDSESSVYSVDKPASTSGTPEALPVSTKQSIANFLSRPTEGVQALVGGYIGGLVPKLKYDSKSQPEEQEEVIKAEQPVSKDKNVEEKKRLSLQREKIIARVSIDNRTRALVQALRRTTDPKLCINRVEELTFHLLEFPEGKGVAVKEKIIPYLLRLRQNKDETLQAAVREALALIGYVDPVKGRGIRILTIDGGGTRGVVALQTLRKLVELTQKPVHQLFDYICGVSTGAILAFMLGLFHMPLDECEELYRKLGSDVFSQNVIVGTVKMSWSHAFYDSQTWENILKDRMGSSLMIETARNPSCPKVAAVSTIVNRGITPKAFVFRNYGHFPGINSHYLGGCQYKMWQAIRASSAAPGYFAEYALGNDLHQRKSTSERERISCRLCTEHGMEPDSGLNLSTLRLEPKPNQELLFFFFF